Proteins found in one Nostoc sp. NIES-3756 genomic segment:
- the purC gene encoding phosphoribosylaminoimidazolesuccinocarboxamide synthase, whose product MSVHSKLYEGKAKILYATDDPEILLADFKDDATAFNAQKRGSILGKGKINCSISSQLFQQLEASGIKTHYIDSPSPNQMRVKAVKILPLEVVIRNIAAGSLSQQTGIELGTVLKQPLVEFYYKNDQLGDPLLTRDRLLLMELATPEQVDAITHLALQINEFLKDFWQRCGITLVDFKLEFGLDSQQQLLLADEISPDTCRLWNTTETDPNRRVMDKDRFRRDLGNVEDAYQEVLQRVLQVVEIKS is encoded by the coding sequence ATGTCTGTGCATTCCAAGCTATACGAAGGCAAAGCGAAAATTCTCTACGCTACTGATGACCCAGAAATCTTACTGGCTGATTTTAAAGATGATGCTACTGCCTTTAACGCACAAAAGCGCGGTAGTATCCTTGGTAAAGGGAAAATAAACTGTAGTATTTCTAGCCAGCTATTTCAGCAGCTAGAAGCATCAGGAATAAAAACTCATTATATTGATAGCCCTAGTCCCAATCAAATGCGGGTGAAAGCAGTCAAGATTTTACCCTTAGAGGTAGTAATCCGTAATATTGCGGCTGGTAGTTTATCTCAGCAAACAGGTATAGAACTAGGTACAGTCTTAAAACAGCCTCTAGTAGAGTTTTATTATAAAAACGATCAACTAGGAGATCCACTACTAACACGCGATCGCCTGTTGTTAATGGAACTAGCCACACCGGAACAAGTAGATGCAATTACTCATCTAGCATTGCAAATTAACGAGTTCCTCAAGGACTTCTGGCAGCGTTGTGGTATTACCCTAGTAGACTTCAAACTAGAATTTGGTTTAGATTCACAACAACAATTGCTTTTAGCTGATGAAATTAGCCCTGATACCTGCCGTTTGTGGAACACAACAGAAACAGACCCCAATCGTCGAGTCATGGATAAAGACCGTTTCCGGCGGGACTTGGGAAATGTAGAAGATGCTTACCAGGAGGTTTTACAAAGAGTACTACAAGTAGTAGAAATTAAAAGTTAA
- a CDS encoding BamA/TamA family outer membrane protein, with protein MRLSPVFVAAVAITAPLTSSLNANAQTPSSLEQTLESLPAATTQPLEQNVSQSQSDSTTVHALIDVPSPSVEFSSEKSIKSAAASTKEIIVPTLEVSTATTLTVEQPAVSKSPVEVRTKLAETLNNNTQTATVKEKRSPSPQKKESLSTIPNPQTVVRSTAQQLVQAPAQQPSTQPEVTPPTTEQQTPTPTPETTPGNQNFNTPNTTPQESNEPRVLVSEVLTRPQSGELTPELETQVYNVIRTQAGRTTTRTQLQEDINAIFGTGFFSNVQAVPEDTPLGVRVSFIVQPNPVLTKVQIQANPGSNVPSVLPQATADEIFGKQYGTILNLRDLQEGIKQLTKRYQDQGYVLANVVGAPQVSENGVVTLQVAEGVVENINVRFRNKEGQDVNEKGEPIRGRTQEYIVTRELELKPGQVFNRNTVQKDLQRVFGTGLFEDVNVSLDPGTDPTKVNVVVNVVERSSGSIAAGAGISSASGLFGTVSYQQQNLNGRNQKLGAEVQLGQNELFLFDLRFTDPWIAGDPYRTSYTANIFRRSSISLIFDGDDEDLRTFDPNNPNDTGRQDRPRVTRLGGGVTFTRPLSPNPFERAEWTASAGFQYQRVTTRDADGRLRKEGAVFDDNGNRISELVPLTFSGTGEDDLLLLQLGAQRDRRNNPLQPTSGSFLRFGIDQSVPVGSGSIFLTRLRGSYSQYLPVNFTNFTKGPETLAFNIQGGTVFGDLPPYEAFSLGGSNSVRGYEEGALGSGRSYVQASLEYRFPVFSVVSGALFVDVGTDLGTGNKVAEVLNKDGTGYGYGLGVRVQSPLGPIRIDYGINDDGDSRINFGIGERF; from the coding sequence ATGCGTTTATCTCCCGTATTTGTGGCAGCTGTAGCAATTACAGCTCCTTTGACCAGTTCTTTAAATGCTAATGCTCAAACTCCTAGCAGTTTAGAACAAACATTAGAGTCGCTCCCAGCAGCAACAACTCAGCCGCTAGAACAAAATGTCTCACAATCTCAGTCCGATTCAACAACAGTTCATGCACTGATAGATGTTCCATCCCCATCTGTGGAATTTTCCTCAGAAAAATCAATAAAGTCAGCAGCAGCATCAACCAAAGAGATAATCGTACCGACATTAGAAGTCTCAACAGCGACAACCCTGACCGTGGAACAGCCTGCTGTGAGTAAATCGCCTGTGGAAGTTAGGACAAAATTAGCTGAGACTTTAAATAATAATACTCAGACAGCCACAGTTAAGGAGAAGCGATCGCCATCACCACAGAAAAAAGAAAGCCTCTCTACCATTCCTAATCCCCAAACTGTAGTCAGATCAACAGCACAACAACTCGTACAAGCGCCAGCACAGCAACCTAGTACCCAGCCAGAAGTAACTCCTCCAACAACAGAACAACAAACACCAACCCCAACCCCTGAAACTACCCCAGGAAACCAAAACTTCAACACTCCAAACACCACTCCACAGGAAAGTAATGAACCCCGTGTATTGGTGTCAGAAGTTTTAACTAGACCCCAATCAGGTGAACTCACACCCGAGTTAGAAACCCAAGTTTATAACGTCATTCGTACCCAAGCTGGACGGACAACCACCCGTACCCAGTTACAAGAAGATATCAATGCCATATTTGGCACTGGCTTTTTCTCCAACGTCCAAGCAGTACCAGAAGATACACCTTTGGGGGTGAGAGTCAGCTTTATTGTTCAACCCAACCCTGTATTAACCAAAGTCCAAATTCAAGCTAACCCAGGTAGTAACGTTCCATCTGTACTACCCCAAGCAACTGCTGATGAAATCTTCGGTAAACAATACGGCACAATCCTTAATTTACGTGATTTACAAGAAGGTATTAAGCAATTAACAAAACGCTATCAAGATCAAGGTTACGTCCTCGCTAACGTAGTTGGTGCGCCGCAAGTTTCCGAAAATGGAGTTGTCACCCTACAAGTAGCAGAAGGGGTGGTAGAAAATATTAACGTCCGCTTCCGCAACAAAGAAGGACAGGATGTCAACGAAAAGGGAGAACCAATTCGGGGACGGACGCAGGAATATATCGTCACGCGAGAATTGGAATTAAAGCCAGGACAAGTATTCAACCGCAACACTGTGCAGAAAGACTTACAAAGAGTATTTGGTACAGGATTGTTTGAAGATGTTAACGTTTCCCTTGACCCAGGTACAGACCCCACTAAGGTGAATGTAGTTGTTAACGTTGTGGAACGGAGTAGCGGTTCCATTGCGGCTGGTGCTGGTATCAGTTCTGCCAGTGGCTTGTTTGGTACAGTCAGCTATCAACAACAGAACCTTAACGGGAGAAACCAAAAGCTAGGTGCAGAAGTCCAGTTGGGTCAAAATGAACTATTTCTGTTCGACCTGCGCTTTACCGACCCTTGGATAGCCGGCGATCCTTACCGTACTTCTTATACAGCCAATATTTTCCGCCGCAGTTCCATTTCCTTAATTTTTGACGGAGACGACGAAGACCTCAGAACCTTTGACCCCAATAATCCTAACGACACAGGCAGACAAGATCGTCCCCGTGTAACTCGTTTAGGTGGCGGTGTTACCTTCACCCGTCCTCTTTCACCTAATCCCTTTGAAAGAGCAGAATGGACAGCTTCAGCAGGTTTTCAGTATCAGCGAGTAACTACCCGTGATGCTGACGGTAGATTACGAAAAGAGGGCGCTGTATTTGATGATAATGGCAACCGCATCAGTGAACTGGTTCCCCTCACTTTCTCTGGTACAGGGGAAGATGATTTATTGCTGTTACAATTGGGAGCGCAACGCGATCGCCGCAATAATCCTTTACAACCTACTAGTGGTTCTTTCTTACGTTTCGGTATAGACCAATCAGTACCAGTAGGTTCAGGTAGTATTTTCTTAACTAGACTCCGGGGTAGCTATAGTCAATATCTTCCCGTGAATTTCACTAATTTTACTAAAGGCCCGGAAACCTTAGCTTTTAACATTCAAGGTGGTACAGTCTTTGGAGATTTACCTCCTTATGAAGCTTTTAGCCTTGGTGGTAGTAACTCTGTACGGGGTTATGAAGAAGGTGCTTTAGGTAGCGGACGTAGCTATGTCCAAGCATCTCTGGAATATCGTTTCCCTGTCTTTTCTGTAGTCAGTGGTGCGTTGTTTGTGGATGTCGGTACTGACTTAGGAACCGGAAATAAAGTAGCTGAAGTTCTGAATAAAGACGGTACTGGCTATGGCTATGGTCTGGGTGTGCGAGTACAATCACCATTGGGGCCGATTCGTATTGACTACGGTATCAATGATGATGGTGATAGCCGAATTAACTTCGGTATTGGCGAAAGGTTTTAA
- the lpxC gene encoding UDP-3-O-acyl-N-acetylglucosamine deacetylase translates to MKQHTLAGAIALTGVGLHSGVNTRVRILPAESGSGRYFVRVDLPDAPIIPAQVAAVHQTVLSTQLGKDEVSVRTVEHLLAALAGMGVDNARIEIDGPEVPLLDGSAKEWVSSIAEVGLAPQAVTDNSVPLDISAPIWIYQDDAFVAAIPASETRFSYGIDFELPAIGNQWHSWLLTTEQNQAVESFAQEIAPARTFGLLHQIEYLQKSGLIKGGSLDNALVCGPDGWLNPPLRFANEPVRHKILDLVGDLSLLGYFPRAHFLAYKASHNLHIQLAQKILAVTN, encoded by the coding sequence ATGAAACAGCACACTCTAGCGGGAGCGATCGCTCTTACAGGAGTTGGGCTACATAGTGGTGTAAATACCAGAGTACGGATATTACCTGCTGAATCTGGTAGTGGTCGTTACTTTGTGCGGGTAGATTTGCCTGATGCACCCATAATTCCGGCTCAAGTGGCTGCTGTGCATCAGACTGTCCTTTCCACCCAGTTAGGGAAGGATGAAGTCAGCGTACGTACAGTCGAACATTTATTAGCAGCCTTGGCGGGGATGGGTGTAGATAACGCCCGTATCGAAATAGATGGCCCAGAAGTACCACTTTTAGATGGTTCAGCCAAGGAATGGGTAAGTAGTATTGCGGAAGTTGGTTTAGCACCCCAAGCAGTTACAGATAACTCAGTACCCTTAGATATCTCCGCACCAATTTGGATTTATCAAGACGATGCTTTTGTTGCTGCTATCCCAGCATCAGAAACCCGCTTTAGCTACGGTATTGATTTTGAATTACCCGCCATTGGTAATCAATGGCACAGTTGGTTACTAACTACCGAGCAGAACCAAGCGGTGGAAAGCTTTGCCCAAGAAATTGCTCCTGCACGGACTTTCGGTTTATTACATCAAATCGAATATTTACAGAAATCTGGGTTAATTAAAGGTGGTAGTTTGGATAATGCGCTGGTTTGTGGCCCTGATGGTTGGTTAAATCCACCATTAAGATTTGCAAATGAGCCAGTACGTCATAAAATTTTGGATTTAGTAGGGGATTTGAGTTTGTTGGGGTATTTTCCCCGCGCTCATTTCTTAGCTTATAAAGCCAGCCATAATTTACACATTCAACTGGCACAAAAAATTCTAGCTGTAACTAATTAA
- the fabZ gene encoding 3-hydroxyacyl-ACP dehydratase FabZ, with translation MSILSEVKAPTSTEQPPTHEEVIPLEPKKTFTSEEIQQLLPHRYPFLLVDKIIDYTPGKSAVGIKNVTINEPQFTGHFPGRPLMPGVLIVEAMAQVGGIVIRQLPDLNGGLFVFAGIDKVRFRRQVVPGDQLVMTVELLWIKQRRFSKMQARAEVDGQLAAEGELMFSLIN, from the coding sequence ATGTCAATTCTCTCTGAAGTAAAAGCACCCACATCTACTGAACAACCTCCAACTCATGAGGAGGTAATACCACTGGAACCTAAAAAGACTTTTACATCTGAAGAAATTCAGCAATTACTCCCTCACCGTTACCCATTCTTGCTAGTAGACAAAATTATTGACTACACACCAGGAAAGAGCGCGGTAGGTATTAAGAACGTCACCATTAACGAGCCACAATTTACAGGACATTTCCCAGGTAGACCACTGATGCCTGGAGTGTTAATTGTTGAAGCAATGGCACAGGTTGGTGGTATCGTGATTAGACAACTACCTGACTTGAATGGTGGTTTATTTGTATTTGCTGGTATTGATAAAGTCCGTTTTCGCCGCCAAGTAGTACCGGGAGACCAACTGGTAATGACGGTGGAACTGTTATGGATTAAACAGCGTCGTTTCAGCAAAATGCAGGCTCGTGCTGAAGTTGACGGACAACTAGCAGCAGAAGGCGAATTAATGTTTTCGCTGATCAACTGA
- the lpxA gene encoding acyl-ACP--UDP-N-acetylglucosamine O-acyltransferase, producing MKTLIHPTAVIHPNSELHPTVQVGAYAVIGAHVKVGPETIIGAHAVLEGPCEIGARNQIFTGAAIGMEPQDLKFVGEPTWVKIGDNNLIREYVTINRATGAGQATIIGNNNLLMAYVHVAHNCVIEDSVIIANSVALAGHVHIESSARLSGVLGVHQFVHIGRQAMVGGMARIDRDVPPYMLVEGNPGRIRTLNLVGLKRSGMEASDLQLLKKAFRILYRSNLTFKEALEQLESLGDIEHLQHLRRFLLLSQMPGRRGLIPPKSKPGGSDE from the coding sequence TTGAAGACGCTTATTCACCCAACTGCTGTAATTCATCCAAACTCGGAACTGCACCCAACAGTGCAAGTCGGTGCTTATGCTGTGATTGGAGCGCATGTCAAAGTCGGCCCGGAAACAATTATTGGCGCTCATGCAGTGCTAGAAGGGCCTTGTGAGATTGGGGCGCGAAATCAGATTTTTACAGGTGCAGCTATTGGCATGGAACCCCAGGATCTCAAATTTGTAGGAGAACCAACTTGGGTCAAAATCGGTGACAATAACTTGATTCGTGAGTATGTCACTATTAATCGTGCTACCGGAGCCGGACAAGCCACAATTATTGGTAACAATAATTTGTTAATGGCTTATGTCCATGTAGCTCATAACTGTGTAATTGAAGACTCCGTAATTATAGCCAACTCTGTAGCCTTAGCGGGTCATGTTCACATAGAATCATCTGCTAGACTAAGCGGAGTTTTGGGTGTCCATCAATTTGTACATATTGGTAGACAAGCAATGGTAGGCGGGATGGCACGCATTGACCGTGATGTTCCCCCATATATGCTAGTAGAAGGCAACCCAGGCAGAATTAGAACCCTGAACCTTGTGGGACTTAAACGCTCTGGTATGGAAGCCAGCGATTTACAACTCCTCAAAAAAGCCTTCCGCATTTTGTACCGTTCTAACCTCACCTTCAAAGAAGCGTTAGAACAACTCGAATCTTTAGGAGACATTGAACACCTACAACACCTACGCCGCTTTTTACTACTGTCGCAAATGCCAGGAAGACGCGGCTTGATTCCCCCTAAGAGTAAACCAGGCGGGAGTGATGAGTAG
- the lpxB gene encoding lipid-A-disaccharide synthase translates to MRIFISTGEVSGDLQGSLLIAALKRQAAAVGLELDIVALGGDKMAEAGAKILGNTSGIGSMGILESLPYVLPTLIVQRRAIAYLKQYPPDLVVLIDYMGPNIGIGTYMHRHLPNVPVAYYIAPQEWVWSMSLRNTSRIVGFTDKLLAIFPEEARYFRDNGANVSWVGHPLVDRMQDVPSKEEARAKLGITPEHKAIALLPASRRQELKYLLPAIFQAAQNIQTQIPEAHFWIPLSLEVYRQPIEEAIKAYGLKATVVSGQQKEIFAAADLAITKSGTVNLELALLNVPQVVVYRLNSVTVWIARKILKGSIPFASPTNLVVMKPIVPELLQEEATPENITQEAIELLLNPERRSQTLADYHEMRQCLGELGVCDRAAQEILQMLEKRSNDC, encoded by the coding sequence ATCAGAATATTTATCAGCACTGGTGAAGTCTCTGGTGATTTGCAAGGGTCGCTGTTAATTGCGGCCTTGAAGCGTCAAGCTGCGGCTGTGGGTTTAGAGTTAGATATTGTGGCCTTGGGTGGCGACAAGATGGCAGAGGCGGGAGCGAAAATTTTAGGCAATACTAGTGGCATTGGTTCAATGGGGATTTTGGAATCTCTGCCTTACGTTTTGCCTACTTTAATAGTACAGCGTCGAGCGATCGCCTATCTAAAACAGTATCCCCCAGATTTAGTAGTATTAATCGACTACATGGGGCCAAATATCGGTATTGGTACGTATATGCACAGGCATTTACCAAATGTGCCTGTAGCTTATTACATAGCACCCCAGGAGTGGGTATGGTCGATGAGTTTGCGTAATACCTCTCGCATTGTCGGTTTTACAGATAAACTACTGGCAATTTTTCCTGAAGAAGCACGTTATTTTCGTGACAACGGTGCTAACGTTAGCTGGGTAGGTCATCCCTTAGTTGACCGGATGCAGGACGTTCCTAGTAAAGAAGAAGCAAGGGCTAAGTTAGGAATTACACCTGAACACAAAGCGATCGCTCTTTTGCCTGCTTCCCGTCGGCAAGAGTTAAAATATCTTCTGCCAGCGATTTTTCAAGCTGCTCAAAATATTCAAACTCAGATACCAGAGGCTCATTTTTGGATTCCTCTATCTTTGGAGGTTTACAGGCAACCAATTGAGGAAGCCATCAAGGCTTATGGTTTAAAGGCGACAGTTGTTTCAGGGCAACAGAAGGAAATTTTTGCCGCAGCTGACCTTGCCATTACCAAATCCGGCACAGTTAATCTAGAACTAGCACTATTAAACGTGCCGCAAGTTGTAGTTTACCGCTTGAACTCGGTTACAGTTTGGATTGCCAGAAAAATTCTTAAAGGTTCTATCCCCTTCGCTTCACCAACTAATTTAGTGGTGATGAAGCCAATTGTGCCAGAGCTATTGCAAGAAGAAGCAACGCCAGAGAATATTACTCAAGAGGCAATAGAATTATTACTTAATCCTGAACGGCGATCACAAACTCTAGCAGATTATCACGAAATGCGCCAGTGTTTGGGAGAATTAGGAGTGTGTGATCGGGCAGCTCAAGAAATTTTGCAAATGTTGGAAAAGAGGAGTAATGACTGTTAA
- a CDS encoding Uma2 family endonuclease has protein sequence MVTSPLTLNLDTVHLTDEQFYQLCQNNSELKFERTATGELIIMSPVGGESGNRETDLIADLVFWNRQTELGYTFSSSTIFKLPNGADRSPDAAWIRRERWEALTAEQRRRFPPIAPDFLIELRSATDNLEKLRQKMLEYLDAGVQLGWLINPQQQQVEIYRQSQEVEVRNLPTELPGENILPGFSLSLSCY, from the coding sequence ATGGTTACTAGTCCCTTGACATTAAACCTAGACACAGTTCATCTCACAGACGAACAGTTCTATCAACTATGTCAAAATAACAGTGAATTAAAATTTGAACGCACTGCTACAGGTGAATTGATTATTATGTCCCCAGTTGGTGGTGAAAGTGGAAATCGAGAGACAGACCTCATCGCTGATTTAGTATTTTGGAACCGTCAAACGGAACTTGGTTATACTTTTAGTTCTTCTACTATATTTAAACTACCAAATGGAGCAGACCGTTCCCCTGATGCAGCGTGGATTCGTCGGGAACGTTGGGAAGCACTCACTGCTGAACAAAGACGGAGATTTCCCCCTATTGCACCGGATTTTTTGATTGAATTAAGGTCAGCAACAGATAATTTAGAAAAGTTGCGCCAGAAAATGTTGGAATATTTAGATGCTGGAGTGCAACTAGGATGGTTAATTAATCCTCAACAGCAACAAGTAGAAATTTATCGTCAAAGCCAAGAAGTGGAAGTGCGAAATTTGCCAACAGAATTACCTGGTGAAAATATATTACCAGGATTTAGTTTGAGTTTATCTTGTTATTAG
- a CDS encoding DNA cytosine methyltransferase, translated as MIRTQHLKLKPLQQRPIAVDLFAGAGGMTLGFEQAGFDVLAAVEIDPIHCAVHEYNFPFCSVLCKSVENTTGKEIRDRSNIGNSEIDVVICGSPCQGFSLMGKRIFDDPRNSLVFHFHRLVLELQPKFFVMENVRGITIGEHKQILKALIHEFKIKGYQVEEDYQILNAAYYGVPQARERLFLIGAREDMKLPKYPQPITKPANYHKLKAKHLSHLPVCPTVWEAIGDLPEVEQYSDLLTKDWTMADYGKPSNYAAILRNIKTVADDYSYDRLFDSRFLSSSLRTKHSQLTIERFAATVPGEREPISRFHKLHPAGVCNTLRAGTDKYKGSFTSPRPIHPYTPRCITVREAARLHSYPDWFRFHITKWHGFRQVGNSVPPLLAKAVAAEIIRRLNISPTKPNISYELGTEKLLQLNISQAAQKYECVDC; from the coding sequence ATGATTCGCACCCAGCACTTAAAACTCAAACCTTTGCAGCAAAGACCCATCGCTGTAGATTTGTTTGCGGGTGCGGGTGGAATGACGCTGGGGTTTGAACAAGCTGGCTTTGATGTTTTAGCGGCGGTAGAGATTGATCCAATTCACTGTGCAGTTCACGAGTATAACTTTCCTTTCTGCTCCGTTTTGTGTAAGAGTGTAGAGAATACAACAGGAAAAGAAATCCGCGATCGCTCAAATATTGGTAACAGTGAAATTGATGTTGTAATTTGCGGTAGTCCCTGTCAAGGTTTTTCCTTGATGGGAAAACGGATTTTTGATGACCCTCGTAATTCCTTAGTATTTCATTTTCATCGGTTAGTACTAGAATTACAACCGAAATTTTTCGTCATGGAAAATGTGCGGGGAATTACTATTGGCGAACATAAACAAATCCTTAAAGCATTGATTCACGAGTTTAAAATTAAAGGCTATCAAGTAGAAGAAGATTATCAAATTCTCAATGCTGCTTATTATGGAGTACCGCAAGCGAGGGAAAGATTATTTCTCATTGGTGCTAGGGAAGATATGAAGTTACCAAAATATCCCCAACCAATAACTAAGCCTGCAAATTACCATAAATTGAAAGCAAAACATTTGTCTCACCTTCCAGTTTGCCCTACTGTTTGGGAAGCAATTGGAGATTTACCAGAGGTGGAACAATACTCAGATTTATTAACAAAAGATTGGACAATGGCCGATTATGGCAAACCAAGTAATTACGCTGCAATACTCCGCAACATTAAAACTGTAGCAGATGACTATTCATATGATCGCCTATTTGATTCCCGCTTTCTTTCCTCCAGTCTGAGAACCAAACATTCACAATTAACCATCGAACGCTTCGCAGCTACAGTTCCAGGTGAAAGAGAACCCATTAGCCGTTTTCATAAATTACATCCGGCTGGTGTATGCAATACTTTAAGAGCAGGAACAGATAAATATAAAGGTTCGTTTACCTCTCCCAGACCAATTCATCCATATACACCAAGATGTATTACAGTCAGAGAAGCAGCAAGATTGCATTCTTACCCAGACTGGTTTAGATTTCACATCACTAAATGGCATGGCTTCCGCCAAGTCGGTAACTCTGTACCTCCATTATTAGCCAAAGCTGTCGCAGCAGAAATTATCCGCAGACTGAATATATCACCAACCAAACCCAATATTAGCTACGAATTGGGAACAGAAAAGCTACTACAACTCAACATCTCCCAAGCTGCACAAAAATATGAATGTGTTGACTGCTAA
- a CDS encoding aldo/keto reductase — protein sequence MTAKQTRRNFLMTSAAVTGGIMVTTALQRNAASNTTAPTVTMPERILGRTDVNVPIFGLGGAGQTPLSWEGKQADAETIIHKALELGICYFDTAASYGPSEDYLGKVLPPHRAKIFLASKTDQRDKDGAWRELERSLKRLNTDYLDLWQLHHVSFAEELDTLFSPSGAIKALEEAIAQKLVRFTGITGHRDPEVIVESLRRYPFHTTLIPVNAADRYHPRPFIPVVLPVAQAKNVGVIAMKVPAYGRLFKPNGLTGMEQAMGYTLSQPGVHCCVIAAETVEQLENNVKVARAFQPLGEKELAAIAQRTASIWEDGTFFRSWT from the coding sequence ATGACAGCAAAACAGACACGGCGAAACTTTCTCATGACTAGTGCTGCTGTCACTGGAGGTATTATGGTAACGACGGCTTTACAACGTAATGCTGCTAGTAATACTACTGCACCAACTGTAACGATGCCAGAACGCATCTTAGGACGCACAGATGTTAATGTGCCTATTTTTGGGTTGGGAGGCGCAGGACAAACTCCCTTATCTTGGGAAGGAAAACAGGCTGATGCTGAAACAATTATTCACAAAGCTTTGGAACTCGGTATTTGCTACTTTGATACGGCTGCAAGTTATGGGCCGAGTGAAGATTATTTAGGCAAAGTTTTACCACCCCATCGTGCAAAGATATTCTTAGCGAGTAAGACTGACCAACGAGATAAAGATGGTGCATGGAGAGAATTAGAGCGATCGCTAAAACGTCTCAATACAGATTATCTTGATTTATGGCAATTACATCACGTTTCTTTTGCCGAAGAACTCGATACTTTATTTAGTCCCTCTGGTGCAATTAAAGCTTTGGAAGAAGCCATTGCCCAAAAATTAGTGAGATTTACAGGTATTACTGGACATCGTGATCCAGAAGTAATTGTTGAAAGTTTACGCCGATATCCTTTCCATACAACACTTATACCAGTTAATGCTGCCGACAGATACCACCCGCGTCCTTTCATTCCTGTGGTTTTACCAGTAGCGCAAGCTAAAAATGTTGGTGTCATTGCCATGAAAGTCCCAGCTTATGGAAGGTTGTTTAAGCCAAATGGGTTGACAGGGATGGAACAAGCAATGGGATATACTTTGTCTCAGCCCGGTGTTCATTGTTGTGTAATTGCGGCGGAAACTGTTGAGCAATTGGAAAATAATGTAAAAGTAGCCCGTGCTTTTCAGCCTCTAGGTGAGAAAGAATTAGCTGCGATCGCCCAACGTACTGCTAGTATTTGGGAAGATGGTACATTTTTTCGGAGTTGGACTTAA
- the nfi gene encoding deoxyribonuclease V (cleaves DNA at apurinic or apyrimidinic sites) — protein MKIYQPHPWPLTVEEAIVIQEELRGQVITEDQFKQPVEYVAGVDMGFEADGTISRAAVAVLSFPDLQVIETNLAYRPTSFPYIPGFLSFREIPAVLDALEKIKPTPDIILCDGQGIAHPRRLGIASHLGVLLNIPTIGVAKSLLIGKHEELPDTRGSWQPLIHKGETIGAVLRTRIGVKPVYVSPGHKVSLSTAIDYVLRCTPKYRLPETTRVADKLASNR, from the coding sequence ATGAAGATTTATCAACCTCATCCTTGGCCTTTGACAGTAGAGGAAGCCATAGTCATTCAAGAAGAATTACGGGGTCAGGTAATCACAGAAGATCAATTTAAACAACCTGTAGAGTACGTAGCTGGTGTTGATATGGGTTTTGAAGCCGACGGTACAATTAGCCGTGCAGCAGTTGCAGTGCTAAGTTTTCCCGATTTGCAAGTTATCGAAACCAACCTAGCATACCGCCCCACATCATTCCCTTACATTCCTGGTTTTCTGTCATTCCGAGAAATACCAGCCGTACTCGATGCCTTAGAAAAAATTAAACCCACACCAGATATTATTTTGTGCGACGGTCAAGGAATAGCTCACCCCAGAAGATTAGGTATAGCCAGCCACTTAGGCGTACTGCTCAATATACCAACAATTGGTGTAGCTAAATCCTTACTAATTGGTAAACATGAAGAACTACCAGATACTAGAGGTAGTTGGCAACCATTAATCCATAAAGGCGAAACCATTGGTGCTGTGTTACGAACTCGTATAGGAGTAAAGCCTGTATATGTGTCTCCAGGCCATAAAGTCAGTTTATCAACCGCTATTGACTACGTATTGCGTTGCACACCAAAGTATCGCTTACCAGAAACCACGCGCGTAGCCGATAAACTTGCATCCAATCGATAA